The DNA region ATCGCGAGCCGCCGATGCTCGCTCTGTTGATTTTTGCGGCGGCCGCCATCACGCGAGGGAATCAGCCATCGTCCGCCCGGTAGCGCGAATCTGCTGGAGATCGTTCAAATGGTCGGTGCTGCTGATCGCAGTCGCGGCGGCCATCGGAGTGCCGTTGGCCTGGCACCGCTTCGACGACGAAGTTCGCCGCCGCGTCGAGGCGAAAATCGCCGAGCATTATCCGGCGCTGATCGTCGGCGTTCGCTCGGCGCGGTTCTCGGTTGGCAAAGGCATCGAGATTCGCGGCCTCTCGATCGCCGAGCCGAACGTGTCCGGGGCGACCGCCGAACTGGTCTATGTGGAAGAGTTGTTCTTGGAAGGCGACACCGAGTGGCAAGAACTGCTGCAAGGAGAGCTGCGGATCAGCCGCGTCGTTTTTCGGCGGCCGACGCTGCGCATCGCCCACCGGCCCGACGGCTCGTGGAGCGCGGCGAAGCTGCTCCCCTTGCCCCGCCTGAGCAAGGATCCGCCCCGCGGCACGTTCGAGAACGGCGTCATCGAAATCCTCGATCCGCTCAAACAGCAAGGCGGTTCGCTGATCGTGCGCGACGCACAGCTCGATTTCGAGCCGGCTCAGCCGTCGGCGCCGGCCTCGGCGGGATCCATCGCGGCGGAAGCGCCGGCACCGCTGCGCGTCTATGGCCACTTCGGCGCCGACCACGTCGAACGTGTCGAGGTCGATGCCACGCTGGTGCCGTCGGGAGCGGCGTGGTCGGTGACCGGGAATATCGACGGCCTCGACTTTTCGCCGGAATTTGTCCGGGCATTGCCGGCCGTGCTGTCGCGGCGGCTGGCCGAGGTCGGTTCGCTGCGCTGCGAGGTGCAGGGGCGATTTCGATTGGCGCGCGCGGCGGATGCCCAGGCCGGTCTCGAGTTCGACGTCCGCGGCCAGCTCAACCGCGGCCGCATCGACGACCCGCGCCTGCCGTATCCGCTCACCGACCTGCGGGCGGCGTTTCATGCCGACAACCAGGCGTTGGCCCTCACCGACGTGACCGCGCGCAACGGTCAGACGACGCTGGCCCTCGAACTGCACCGCCAGGGCTACGTCAAGCAAAGTCCCTACACCCTGCTGGCCCGCAGCCGCCGCATGGTGTTCGACAAGCAGCTCCGCTCCATCCTGCCGCTCGACTGGCAGTGCGAGTGGCACAAAGTGATGCCGGCGGGCGAGTTCGACGCCGAATTCAAGCTCGTTTTCGACGGGCGGCAGTTCAGGCCCGAACTGACCATCGTCTGTAAAAACGCCTCGTTTTCGTTCTACAAGTTTCCCTACCGCCTGGAACGCACGACCGGCCGCGTCGAGCTGATCGACAGCCTGCTCAAGCTCGACCTGAAGGCCTTCAGCGAAGGCGAGGAGGTGCGGATCTTCGGCGAGTTCCGCAACCCCGGCCCGCAGGCGGTGGGCCGGGTCAACGTTTCGGGCGACAACATCCGCCTCGACGAAAAGCTCTTCCTGGCCTTGAGCGACGGCGGCCGCCGCATCGTCCGCTCGCTCAATCCGCGGGGCACGTTCAACGTCGCGTTCGACCTGTGGCACGGCGGCGAATCGCCGCCGCGGGTCCATAAAAAACTCAGTCTGTCGCTCAACCGCTGCTCGCTCAGGTATGAGCCGTTTCCGTATCCGCTCGACAACATCCGCGGCACCATCGCCATGGAAGACGACGTCTGGGACTTCAAAGACCTGGAAGGCACCAACGGCACCGCGACGGTGGAATGTCACGGACGGCTGGTTCCACGGGCGGCGGGCCACGACCTTTCGCTCCATTTCTACGGCAAGGCCGTCGCCCTGGAAGACGAACTGCGCGACGCCCTGGCCGTGCAAAGCGCCGGCGCCGCGCGCTTCTGGCACGACCTTCATCCGCGAGGATTCATGAACGTCGATGCCGTGTTGCACTGCGCCGCGGGCCAGCGCAAGCCGGAAGTCGCGGTCACCCTGCAGCCTTTGTACGGGTCCGACGGCAACACCGCCGTTTCCATCGAGCCGACCCACTTTCCGTATCGCCTGGAAAAGTTCCGCGGCATCTTCCGCTATGAAAAAGGCAAGGTCACGCTCGAAAACGTCCGCGCCGAGCACCGCGGCACGCGGCTCTCCGCGGCCGGCGAGTGCCTGCTGGACGGCGAGGGCGGGTGGCAGCTCGTGTTTCAGCGGTTGGAGGTCGAACGGCTCAGGGCCGACCGCGACCTGGTGCAGGCCCTGAGCGGCGGGCTGAAGCGCGCCGTGACGGAGCTGTCGCCGCGCGGGCCGGTGAACGTGCGCGGCACGCTCGGCCTGGCCAACAACGGACGGACGACGGGTCTGACCGCACAGTGGAACGTGAGCGTCGAGGCGCATCAATTGGCCGTCGACTGCGGCATCGAGCTGGAAAACATCTTCGGCGCGGTGCGGCTCTGGGGATCGTTCGACGGCCAGCGGTTCGTCTCCAACGGCGAGCTGAGCCTCGACTCGATGACGTACAAGAACTTCCAGTTCACGGAGTGCCTGGGACCGTTTTGGCTCGACGATCGCGTGGCGCGGTTGGGCCGCGACTCCGATCGCCAGCGCGGCACGACGGCCGGCCGGCCGATCACTGCCAGGCTTCTCGGCGGCACGATCATGCTTGGGGGCCGCGTCAACTTCGGGCCCCGGCCCCGCTATTCGGTCTATGCGACTTTGGCCGGCGCCGATCTGGCCCGCTGCGGCCAGGAAGCAATTGCCGGCCAGCAGCGGCTCAGCGGGCTGGTTTCCGCCGAGGTCGATCTGCACGGCACCGGCCGCGGCATCCACCATCTCGGCGGCCGCGGCTCCGTCGAGTTGCGCGACGCCAAGGTGTTCGAGCTGCCGGTGATGCTGGCCCTGTTGAAGACGCTCAGCGGCC from Pirellulales bacterium includes:
- a CDS encoding AsmA-like C-terminal region-containing protein; its protein translation is MLLIAVAAAIGVPLAWHRFDDEVRRRVEAKIAEHYPALIVGVRSARFSVGKGIEIRGLSIAEPNVSGATAELVYVEELFLEGDTEWQELLQGELRISRVVFRRPTLRIAHRPDGSWSAAKLLPLPRLSKDPPRGTFENGVIEILDPLKQQGGSLIVRDAQLDFEPAQPSAPASAGSIAAEAPAPLRVYGHFGADHVERVEVDATLVPSGAAWSVTGNIDGLDFSPEFVRALPAVLSRRLAEVGSLRCEVQGRFRLARAADAQAGLEFDVRGQLNRGRIDDPRLPYPLTDLRAAFHADNQALALTDVTARNGQTTLALELHRQGYVKQSPYTLLARSRRMVFDKQLRSILPLDWQCEWHKVMPAGEFDAEFKLVFDGRQFRPELTIVCKNASFSFYKFPYRLERTTGRVELIDSLLKLDLKAFSEGEEVRIFGEFRNPGPQAVGRVNVSGDNIRLDEKLFLALSDGGRRIVRSLNPRGTFNVAFDLWHGGESPPRVHKKLSLSLNRCSLRYEPFPYPLDNIRGTIAMEDDVWDFKDLEGTNGTATVECHGRLVPRAAGHDLSLHFYGKAVALEDELRDALAVQSAGAARFWHDLHPRGFMNVDAVLHCAAGQRKPEVAVTLQPLYGSDGNTAVSIEPTHFPYRLEKFRGIFRYEKGKVTLENVRAEHRGTRLSAAGECLLDGEGGWQLVFQRLEVERLRADRDLVQALSGGLKRAVTELSPRGPVNVRGTLGLANNGRTTGLTAQWNVSVEAHQLAVDCGIELENIFGAVRLWGSFDGQRFVSNGELSLDSMTYKNFQFTECLGPFWLDDRVARLGRDSDRQRGTTAGRPITARLLGGTIMLGGRVNFGPRPRYSVYATLAGADLARCGQEAIAGQQRLSGLVSAEVDLHGTGRGIHHLGGRGSVELRDAKVFELPVMLALLKTLSGRLPDTTAFNTADVDFRIEGEHVYLNKVNCNGDAVSLRGRGEMNLDRSIRLSFYAKLGRGEGPFPLFDKVLSAASQQIMQIQVHGTLDNPITQRTVLPNVEEAMRLFQADTVMPAPVVPRGVGRATAAPQTR